In the genome of Magnolia sinica isolate HGM2019 chromosome 2, MsV1, whole genome shotgun sequence, one region contains:
- the LOC131227006 gene encoding pentatricopeptide repeat-containing protein At5g04780, mitochondrial-like → MTIFNSVFPSDDFLSTVSPTNLPPQLSIFPPKFKFRPPTAINLSSKAKPPQYQKTTLRTLPINPNNSTLISETKLPIDYCLSLLQNRISDKSRVPDAPQIHAQILKLGLFDLDGSDTIVNNLVGLYAKNYRSLDDARRLFDAIPERTVAVYAALIGSYCRLQRWVDVLSVFGLMVRDGIEPDKFLVPTILKACSGLEALRIGEMLHGFVIRKRLELDVFVGNSLIDMYAKCGDSDSSLRVFDMMAERDVVTWTALVSAYADAGLLEEAAEVFQSMQLSGVDPDLISWNTLISGFAQNGESEKALHLLEEMRDRGLKPGVNSWNGIISGCVQNGFFEDALDLFGEMCLFENPNAVTIASIIPACLGLQALDLGKEMHCYAIKREFQKNVYVGGSLLGMYSKCGRSDYAERVFAEMENKNTSVWNEMIAAYVNEGKMKEAMELLWLMQNDGLKPDLITYNTLLAGYARNGQKDEALELFPETGRMGLKPNVVSMNVLISGFQQSSLSSFALNLFRVMQFPKEIVLQDPKGNMPLPVEMSEMSIQPNAITITSALAACSDLNLWRQGKEIHAYILRNWFECNVFVSSALVDMYSKCQDMDSAAKSFHRISDKNTVSWNILMAGHNHNKKPEATLNLFLKMLEEGYIPSSITLMILLSACSSIAALRLGRELHSFTVKSGFHESAVTLASAIIDMYAKCGSILEARLVFNNTVQKDLPLWNAMISGYSMHGMPKDAIVLFKQLEASGIKPDHITFTAVLSACSHEGLVEEGWKYFNYMEAVYEIKPTLEHYTCMVGIMGGAGLLKEALDFMKKIPYEPDACMWATLLRACRVHSNLEIGEIAAKALFELEPSNASNYIVLSNIYAMTGMWDAARNVRIAMRARGLMTVRACSSIDVSNVIYTFQAGDSSHPELEKILDAWYRLAEEMEWAGYVPHDVIFDDEQDADPFSCFHTEKLAICFGIISSHSRGPVRISKNARMCIDCHTSTKLISKIEEREIFVRDGCFYHHFKDGICSCRDKW, encoded by the coding sequence ATGACGATTTTTAATTCCGTATTCCCTTCCGACGACTTCCTTTCAACCGTTTCTCCTACCAACCTTCCACCCCAACTTTCCATCTTCCCGCCAAAATTCAAATTCCGACCCCCAACGGCTATAAATCTCAGCTCCAAAGCCAAACCACCTCAATATCAGAAAACCACCCTTCGTACCCTTCCCATAAATCCCAACAATTCTACTCTTATATCCGAAACGAAACTCCCCATCGATTACTGCCTTTCCCTCTTGCAAAATCGAATCTCGGACAAATCTCGTGTTCCAGATGCACCACAAATCCATGCCCAGATCTTAAAACTGGGCCTTTTCGATTTGGATGGTTCTGATACAATCGTTAATAATCTAGTGGGTCTTTATGCGAAGAATTATAGATCGTTGGATGATGCACGCCGGCTGTTCGATGCAATTCCTGAAAGAACTGTTGCGGTTTATGCTGCCTTGATAGGATCATACTGTCGATTGCAGCGGTGGGTGGATGTTCTTTCTGTATTCGGATTGATGGTCCGTGATGGTATTGAACCTGATAAATTTCTTGTGCCCACGATTCTTAAGGCTTGCTCCGGGCTGGAGGCTTTGAGAATTGGTGAGATGTTGCATGGGTTTGTAATAAGGAAAAGATTGGAGTTGGACGTTTTTGTCGGGAATTCGCTTATTGACATGTATGCGAAATGTGGGGACTCGGATTCATCCCTGAGGGTTTTTGATATGATGGCAGAAAGAGATGTGGTTACATGGACTGCCCTTGTTTCAGCATATGCTGACGCCGGGCTTTTGGAAGAAGCAGCAGAGGTTTTTCAATCCATGCAGTTGAGTGGAGTGGATCCGGACCTGATTTCATGGAACACATTGATTTCGGGCTTCGCTCAGAATGGGGAGAGTGAAAAGGCCCTTCATTTGTTAGAAGAGATGAGAGACAGAGGATTAAAGCCTGGTGTCAATTCTTGGAACGGGATTATTTCGGGTTGTGTACAGAATGGGTTCTTTGAAGATGCTTTGGATTTATTTGGTGAAATGTGTTTGTTTGAGAATCCTAATGCTGTTACAATCGCAAGCATTATCCCTGCTTGCTTGGGTTTGCAGGCATTGGATTTGGGCAAGGAAATGCATTGTTATGCTATCAAACGTGAATTTCAAAAGAACGTTTATGTGGGTGGATCATTGCTTGGTATGTATTCAAAATGTGGAAGGAGCGATTATGCAGAGAGAGTGTTTGCGGAAATGGAGAACAAGAACACTTCTGTGTGGAATGAAATGATTGCGGCATATGTGAATGAGGGTAAAATGAAGGAGGCAATGGAGCTCCTTTGGTTAATGCAAAATGATGGGTTGAAGCCCGACTTAATTACCTACAACACTCTGCTTGCTGGGTATGCAAGGAATGGTCAAAAGGATGAGGCCTTGGAGCTGTTTCCAGAGACGGGTCGGATGGGTTTGAAGCCTAATGTTGTTTCAATGAATGTTTTGATTTCTGGGTTTCAGCAATCCAGTCTTAGTAGCTTTGCTCTGAATTTATTCCGAGTCATGCAATTTCCAAAGGAGATTGTTCTGCAAGATCCAAAAGGCAACATGCCTTTGCCTGTTGAAATGTCAGAAATGTCAATCCAACCAAATGCCATCACCATCACAAGTGCTCTGGCAGCCTGCAGTGATCTAAATTTGTGGCGTCAAGGAAAGGAAATCCATGCATACATTCTGAGGAATTGGTTTGAGTGTAATGTCTTTGTTTCCAGTGCGTTGGTTGACATGTATTCGAAGTGCCAGGATATGGATTCAGCTGCCAAGTCATTTCACAGGATAAGTGACAAAAACACAGTATCTTGGAACATTTTGATGGCGGGCCACAACCATAACAAGAAGCCAGAAGCCACGCTAAATCTCTTCCTGAAAATGCTGGAAGAAGGGTATATACCAAGCTCAATTACACTCATGATTCTTCTCTCAGCTTGCAGCAGTATTGCAGCTCTGAGGCTGGGGAGAGAATTGCACAGTTTCACTGTGAAAAGTGGGTTTCATGAGTCTGCTGTTACTCTTGCAAGTGCTATAATAGATATGTACGCAAAATGTGGAAGTATTTTAGAGGCCAGATTAGTATTCAATAACACAGTTCAAAAAGATTTACCGCTGTGGAATGCCATGATTTCGGGTTATTCAATGCATGGGATGCCCAAAGATGCTATTGTCTTGTTCAAACAATTGGAAGCATCTGGTATCAAGCCGGACCACATCACCTTCACTGCAGTTCTTTCGGCCTGTAGCCATGAAGGCTTGGTGGAAGAGGGATGGAAATATTTCAATTACATGGAGGCTGTTTATGAAATTAAGCCTACTTTGGAACATTATACATGCATGGTTGGAATCATGGGCGGTGCTGGTTTACTAAAAGAGGCACTTGACTTTATGAAAAAAATACCATATGAACCTGATGCCTGTATGTGGGCTACTCTTCTCCGAGCCTGTAGAGTCCACTCAAACTTGGAGATAGGTGAAATAGCTGCAAAGGCATTATTTGAGCTAGAACCTAGTAATGCTTCGAACTACATTGTCTTGTCAAATATCTACGCCATGACTGGCATGTGGGATGCTGCTAGGAATGTAAGGATTGCGATGAGAGCCCGTGGGTTGATGACAGTTAGGGCATGTAGCTCGATTGATGTCAGTAATGTGATCTATACATTTCAAGCAGGGGATAGTTCACATCCTGAATTGGAGAAGATTTTAGATGCATGGTATAGATTGGCAGAAGAAATGGAGTGGGCCGGCTATGTACCCCATGATGTTATTTTCGATGATGAACAAGATGCTGATCCCTTCTCTTGTTTCCACACTGAAAAGCTTGCTATATGTTTTGGCATCATCTCATCACATTCTCGTGGTCCAGTCCGTATCTCCAAGAATGCAAGGATGTGTATTGATTGCCATACTTCAACAAAGCTTATCTCCAAGATTGAAGAGAGGGAAATTTTCGTGAGGGATGGATGCTTCTATCATCATTTCAAGGATGGTATATGTAGCTGCAGAGACAAGTGGTGA